The following are encoded together in the Streptomyces rapamycinicus NRRL 5491 genome:
- a CDS encoding membrane protein: MRPLPFVLGAAALLAVSAAAPAAADDSSSPSPFTIRDSRITESSGLAASRLHPGVYWTHNDSSDGPYVYAVDGRTGKTVARVTLRGIGDPRDVEAISIGPDGNIYVGDVGDNLGGQWSHVWIYRFPEPKQLKDTTVTATQFTVKYQGGPRNAEALMVHPKTGRVYIASKSDEDGGLYAGPTTLSPSGVNVFQRVSDIDMEVTDGAFSPDGTRLVLRGYFSAAEYRWRNGKPTRLKEEPGLPLQRQGESVTFTPDGGTLMYGTEGAGSEVTPVDLGGELLPDATAKEQKKNGEYSDRVDGKLTDDDKNGNLVKAGLTFVGALVVFFGLRKLFRRG, encoded by the coding sequence ATGCGTCCGCTTCCGTTCGTACTCGGTGCCGCCGCGCTGCTGGCCGTGTCCGCAGCCGCCCCGGCCGCCGCCGACGACTCGTCGTCGCCGTCCCCCTTCACGATCCGGGATTCACGGATCACCGAGTCCAGCGGCCTCGCCGCGAGCCGTCTCCACCCCGGCGTCTACTGGACGCACAACGACAGCTCGGACGGCCCGTACGTATACGCCGTGGACGGCAGGACCGGGAAGACGGTCGCGCGGGTCACCCTGCGCGGTATAGGGGATCCCCGCGATGTGGAAGCGATCTCGATAGGGCCGGACGGCAATATCTACGTCGGCGATGTCGGCGACAACCTGGGCGGTCAGTGGTCCCATGTGTGGATCTACCGCTTCCCGGAGCCGAAGCAGCTGAAGGACACCACCGTCACCGCGACCCAGTTCACCGTCAAGTACCAGGGCGGGCCGCGCAACGCCGAGGCGCTGATGGTCCATCCCAAGACGGGCCGCGTCTACATCGCCAGCAAGAGCGACGAGGACGGCGGGCTGTACGCCGGACCGACCACGCTGAGCCCCTCGGGGGTGAACGTCTTCCAGCGGGTCTCCGACATCGACATGGAGGTCACGGACGGGGCGTTCTCCCCGGACGGCACCCGGCTGGTGCTGCGCGGCTACTTCTCGGCCGCCGAGTACCGCTGGCGGAACGGAAAGCCGACGCGGCTGAAGGAGGAGCCGGGGCTGCCGCTGCAGCGCCAGGGCGAGTCCGTCACCTTCACCCCGGACGGCGGCACCCTCATGTACGGCACCGAGGGCGCGGGCTCCGAGGTGACGCCGGTGGACCTCGGCGGGGAGCTGCTGCCGGACGCCACCGCGAAGGAGCAGAAGAAGAACGGGGAGTACTCCGACCGCGTCGACGGCAAGCTCACCGACGACGACAAGAACGGCAACCTGGTCAAGGCCGGGCTCACCTTCGTCGGCGCGCTGGTGGTCTTCTTCGGCCTGCGCAAGCTCTTCCGCCGGGGCTGA
- the thpR gene encoding RNA 2',3'-cyclic phosphodiesterase, producing MRLFAAVLPPEAAVAELAARVKALRALPGADGLRWTEREGWHFTLAFFGEVAEDVLPELHTRLARAAHRHHPHELRLAGGGRFDDRVVWVGVDGDSEALRRLADSAEAGGRRAGVPMDRHRPYHPHLTIARARARSSGHGSPHHGSSHHGSSHHGSSGHGSPHHGSTTSLAPYVDGLMDFAGREWTVGELSLVRSHPPAPGVPGQQPRYEVVAAWPLGH from the coding sequence ATGAGACTCTTCGCCGCCGTGTTGCCGCCGGAGGCGGCCGTCGCCGAGCTGGCCGCGCGGGTCAAGGCGCTCCGGGCGCTGCCGGGGGCGGACGGGCTGCGGTGGACCGAGCGGGAGGGCTGGCACTTCACGCTCGCCTTCTTCGGTGAGGTGGCCGAGGACGTACTGCCCGAGCTGCACACCCGGCTGGCCCGCGCCGCCCATCGGCACCACCCTCATGAGCTGCGACTCGCGGGCGGCGGCCGGTTCGACGACCGGGTGGTGTGGGTGGGCGTCGACGGCGACAGCGAGGCCCTGCGGCGGCTGGCCGACTCCGCCGAGGCGGGGGGCCGCCGGGCCGGGGTCCCGATGGACCGGCACCGCCCGTACCACCCGCATCTGACCATCGCCCGCGCCCGCGCCCGCTCCTCGGGGCACGGCTCCCCGCACCACGGCTCCTCGCACCACGGCTCCTCGCACCACGGCTCCTCGGGGCACGGCTCCCCGCACCACGGCTCCACCACCAGCCTCGCGCCGTACGTGGACGGGCTCATGGACTTCGCGGGCCGGGAGTGGACCGTGGGCGAGCTCAGCCTGGTGCGCAGCCATCCACCCGCCCCGGGCGTCCCCGGGCAGCAGCCGCGCTACGAGGTGGTGGCGGCCTGGCCGCTGGGGCACTGA
- the serC gene encoding phosphoserine transaminase, with the protein MAEIRIPDDIKPADGRFGSGPSKVRTEALSALAATGSSLLGTSHRQAPVKNLVGTVREGVRELFQLPEGYEVILGNGGSTAFWDIATHGLIDSKSQHLSFGEFSSKFAKAAKLAPWLEEPTVITSDPGTHPEPRAESGTDVYAFTHNETSTGVAMPIQRVAGADEGALVLVDATSGAGGLPIDIAETDVYYFAPQKSFAADGGLWIGVFSPAALERAARIHASGRHVPEFFSLPTAIDNSLKNQTYNTPALATLFLLDDQLKWINGQGGLDWAVRRTATSSRTLYGWAEESKFATPFVADPAKRSQVVGTIDFNEEIDAAAVAKALRANGVVDTEPYRKLGRNQLRVAMFPAVDPADVEALTACVDYVIEHL; encoded by the coding sequence GTGGCTGAGATCCGGATTCCCGATGACATCAAGCCCGCCGACGGACGCTTCGGCTCGGGCCCCTCCAAGGTGCGCACCGAGGCGCTGAGCGCCCTGGCCGCGACCGGAAGCTCCCTGCTGGGCACCTCCCACCGCCAGGCCCCGGTCAAGAACCTGGTCGGCACCGTACGCGAAGGGGTGCGCGAGCTCTTCCAACTCCCGGAGGGGTACGAGGTCATCCTGGGCAACGGCGGCTCCACCGCCTTCTGGGACATCGCGACCCACGGGCTGATCGACTCCAAGTCGCAGCACCTGTCCTTCGGCGAGTTCTCCTCGAAGTTCGCCAAGGCGGCGAAGCTGGCGCCGTGGCTCGAGGAGCCCACGGTGATCACCTCCGACCCCGGCACCCACCCGGAGCCGCGCGCCGAGAGCGGCACGGACGTCTACGCCTTCACCCACAACGAGACCTCCACCGGTGTCGCCATGCCCATCCAGCGGGTGGCCGGCGCCGACGAGGGCGCGCTGGTACTGGTGGACGCCACCTCCGGGGCGGGCGGTCTGCCGATCGACATCGCCGAGACGGACGTCTACTACTTCGCGCCGCAGAAGTCCTTCGCGGCGGACGGCGGCCTGTGGATCGGCGTCTTCTCCCCCGCCGCGCTCGAGCGCGCCGCCCGGATCCACGCCTCCGGCCGGCACGTCCCCGAGTTCTTCTCGCTGCCGACCGCGATCGACAACTCGCTGAAGAACCAGACGTACAACACCCCGGCGCTGGCGACGCTCTTCCTGCTCGACGACCAGCTGAAGTGGATCAACGGCCAGGGCGGTCTGGACTGGGCGGTGCGCCGCACCGCGACCTCCTCGCGCACGCTGTACGGCTGGGCCGAGGAGTCCAAGTTCGCCACCCCGTTCGTGGCCGACCCGGCCAAGCGGTCGCAGGTCGTCGGCACGATCGACTTCAACGAGGAGATCGACGCCGCCGCGGTCGCCAAGGCGCTGCGGGCCAACGGCGTCGTGGACACCGAGCCGTACCGCAAGCTGGGCCGCAACCAGCTGCGGGTGGCGATGTTCCCGGCCGTCGACCCGGCGGACGTCGAGGCCCTGACGGCGTGCGTGGACTACGTCATCGAGCACCTCTGA
- a CDS encoding aldo/keto reductase — translation MEYTQLGRTGLKVSRIVLGTMNFGPQTEEADSHSIMDAALDAGINFFDTANVYGWGENKGRTEEIIGSWFAKGGGRREKTVLATKVYGNMAAEGEPWPNSDKLSAVNIRRAVDASLKRLGTDYIDLYQFHHVDRSTPWDEIWQAIDVLVQQGKIVYAGSSNHAGWHIAQANEAAARRGSYGLVSEQCLYNLAERRAEMEVIPAAQGYGAGIIPWSPLHGGLLGGALRKEREGGGSRSTSGRSADALKNSTVRDQIQRYEDLLAKHGIEPGEAALAWLLTRPGVTGPIVGPRTAEQLASAVRASELKLGEEVLAELDEIFPGPGPSPEAFAW, via the coding sequence ATGGAGTACACGCAGCTCGGACGCACGGGTCTCAAGGTCAGCCGTATCGTCCTCGGCACCATGAACTTCGGTCCGCAGACGGAGGAGGCCGACAGCCACTCGATCATGGATGCCGCGCTCGACGCGGGCATCAACTTCTTCGACACCGCCAATGTGTACGGCTGGGGCGAGAACAAGGGTCGCACCGAGGAAATCATCGGGAGCTGGTTCGCCAAGGGCGGCGGGCGGCGCGAGAAGACGGTCCTAGCGACCAAGGTGTACGGAAACATGGCCGCCGAGGGCGAGCCCTGGCCCAACAGCGACAAGCTCTCGGCCGTGAACATCCGCCGGGCCGTGGACGCCAGCCTCAAGCGGCTCGGCACGGACTACATCGACCTCTACCAGTTCCACCACGTGGACCGCTCCACCCCGTGGGACGAGATCTGGCAGGCCATCGACGTCCTCGTACAGCAGGGCAAGATCGTCTACGCGGGCTCCTCCAACCACGCGGGCTGGCACATCGCCCAGGCCAATGAGGCCGCGGCCCGCCGTGGCTCGTACGGGCTGGTCAGCGAGCAGTGCCTGTACAACCTGGCCGAGCGCCGCGCCGAGATGGAGGTCATCCCGGCCGCGCAGGGCTACGGCGCGGGCATCATCCCCTGGTCGCCGCTGCACGGCGGGCTGCTCGGCGGAGCGCTCCGCAAGGAGCGCGAGGGCGGCGGTTCGCGCAGCACGTCCGGACGCAGCGCCGACGCGCTGAAGAACTCGACGGTGCGCGATCAGATCCAGCGGTACGAGGACCTGCTGGCCAAGCACGGCATCGAGCCCGGCGAGGCGGCCCTGGCCTGGCTGCTCACCCGGCCCGGGGTCACCGGTCCGATCGTGGGTCCGCGCACGGCCGAGCAGTTGGCGTCGGCGGTACGGGCGTCGGAGCTGAAGCTGGGCGAGGAGGTGCTGGCGGAGCTGGACGAGATCTTCCCGGGTCCGGGGCCGTCACCGGAGGCGTTCGCCTGGTAG